The genomic DNA GATGCTTAAGCCAAGTTGAATTTAAAAGAGGGTAAAATGACAATTCAATCTGACAAATGGATTACAAAAATGGCCCAAGAGCATGGCATGATCGAGCCATTTTCGCCATCACAGATACGTGAAGTGAACGGCCAAAAGATTATCTCTTATGGTGTGTCGAGTTATGGTTACGATGTTCGTTGTGCTAACGAATTTAAAATTTTTACTAACATTAATTCAAGTGTTGTCGATCCTAAAAATTTCGATGAACGCTCCTTTGTGAATTTTGTCGGTGATGTGTGTATTATTCCGCCTAATTCTTTTGCTTTGGCGCGCACAGTTGAGTTTTTTAAAATTCCTCGTAATGTTTTAACCATTTGCTTAGGCAAATCCACTTATGCGCGCTGCGGCATTATTGTCAATGTCACACCATTAGAGCCAGAATGGGAAGGGCATGTCACTTTAGAATTTTCTAATACCACAAGTTTACCAGCAA from Gammaproteobacteria bacterium includes the following:
- a CDS encoding dCTP deaminase; its protein translation is MTIQSDKWITKMAQEHGMIEPFSPSQIREVNGQKIISYGVSSYGYDVRCANEFKIFTNINSSVVDPKNFDERSFVNFVGDVCIIPPNSFALARTVEFFKIPRNVLTICLGKSTYARCGIIVNVTPLEPEWEGHVTLEFSNTTSLPA